The following coding sequences lie in one Apostichopus japonicus isolate 1M-3 chromosome 13, ASM3797524v1, whole genome shotgun sequence genomic window:
- the LOC139978856 gene encoding epithelial sodium channel subunit alpha-like, with protein sequence MTKEAFTKPKPSPGKVVESFGETTSAHGVPKIIRAPSTISAFLWTTVTLVALGMFCYQGGTLVLHFFSWPYTTQLDVVTQPTLRFPAITVCNMNKLRRSELVGTIYEGLIELDGGVRDTHYDWWFDWSSAFYYDWRYSYFYSPYDPDIPNIPEFPSPNDNAPFPAYDPASLTTISNQLTGNVTALPTDYPSSGDYESSSSSTIRKRRGLRRLKRMIEDEKKRQPRQASYEGSSSYSLDLQDFYNTFSTWEASWRGTFNYYDYYDFGGVTDENDWRAFHDELLVSGEFNQWMEIVNPSRPEVERLGHQASDFILQCKFDKKKCNISDFLQFQNNLYGNCFVFNHAANMTEPRNTGKTGALNGLHLTLFVEQPEYVGLLTQETGVRITIHDPYSIPYPEDDGFTVPTGVSSSIGIRKSFIERLQGPHGNCTSGMNSNFSSTEFLYSRRACLKHCFQSHIEKKCHCVTDIREDKPMCSVLNSTQQRCKQLAETLFQEDRLECVCPTPCQEYGYRKTVSSSTWPSERFEPHLVSTLSNMNSKIGGILQDVTLTRKNLVQLKIYFEELNYESIKQKPLYTIEGLLGGVGGLMGLYVGLSVISLVEIIVFFVRFCRASFSWMFKRERVKPLIPKNAPPDYNFGYGGSGLL encoded by the exons ATGACTAAAGAAGCATTCACCAAGCCTAAGCCTTCACCTGGGAAGGTGGTAGAGAGCTTCGGGGAGACTACCTCAGCACACGGGGTGCCAAAAATCATACGTGCGCCCTCTACTATTTCCGCCTTCCTCTGGACCACAGTAACTCTGGTGGCTCTCGGCATGTTCTGCTATCAAGGCGGGACTCTCGTCTTACACTTTTTTAGTTGGCCGTACACCACGCAACTGGATGTGGTTACCCAGCCCACCTTACGGTTCCCTGCGATCACCGTTTGTAACATGAACAAGTTGCGGAGGTCAGAGTTGGTTGGCACAATCTACGAGGGTCTAATCGAATTGGACGGAGGAGTCAGGGATACCCACTACGACTGGTGGTTTGATTGGTCCAGCGCTTTCTATTACGATTGGAGGTATAGTTACTTCTATTCTCCATATGACCCCGATATCCCGAACATCCCCGAGTTCCCGAGCCCGAATGACAACGCACCATTCCCGGCATACGATCCCGCCAGTTTAACTACCATCAGCAACCAGTTAACCGGCAATGTGACTGCTTTACCAACCGACTATCCATCGTCTGGGGACTACGAGTCGTCCTCGTCGAGTACAATCAGGAAAAGAAGAGGCTTAAGAAGATTAAAAAGAATGATTGAGGATGAGAAAAAGAGGCAACCACGCCAAGCCAGCTACGAAGGATCGAGTTCGTATTCGTTAGATCTCCAAGACTTCTATAACACCTTCTCGACCTGGGAAGCCTCCTGGAGAGGAACCTTTAACTATTACGATTACTACGATTTTGGAGGCGTAACCGATGAAAACGACTGGCGCGCATTCCACGACGAGTTACTCGTTAGTGGTGAATTCAACCAGTGGATGGAAATCGTAAACCCAAGCAGGCCAGAAGTAGAAAGGTTAGGCCACCAAGCTAGCGACTTCATTCTTCAGTGCAAATTCGACAAGAAAAAGTGCAATATCAG TGATTTCCTGCAGTTTCAGAACAATCTCTATGGCAACTGTTTCGTATTTAACCATGCAGCAAATATGACCGAACCACGTAACACTGGTAAAACTGGAGCACTTAATG GCCTCCATCTTACCCTCTTTGTGGAACAACCAGAGTATGTCGGTCTTCTGACTCAAGAAACTGGCGTAAGAATTACCATCCATGATCCATACTCCATACCATATCCCGAAGATGATGGATTTACCGTACCTACAGGTGTATCGTCATCCATAGGTATAAGGAAG tcatTTATCGAACGACTCCAAGGACCTCATGGTAATTGTACCAGTGGTATGAACAGCAACTTTTCCTCAACGGAATTTCTATACTCTCGAAGAGCTTGCCTAAAGCATTGTTTCCAAAGCCATATCGAGAAGAAATGTCATTGTGTGACTGATATCAGAGAAGACAAGCCGATGTGCAGTGTTCTTAACTCAACACAAC AAAGATGCAAGCAACTGGCTGAAACCTTATTCCAAGAGGACCGGCTAGAGTGCGTTTGTCCTACCCCTTGTCA GGAATACGGGTACAGAAAGACGGTTTCTTCATCAACCTGGCCATCAGAGCGATTTGAG cCACATTTAGTCAGCACACTGAGTAATATGAACAGCAAAATTGGAGGAATACTGCAAGATGTTACCTTAACAAG GAAAAACTTGGTGCAATTGAAGATTTACTTCGAAGAACTGAACTACGAATCGATAAAGCAGAAGCCCTTGTACACG ATAGAGGGCCTTCTCGGAGGTGTCGGAGGACTAATGGGGTTATACGTAGGTCTCTCAGTCATCTCACTGGTCGAAATCATTGTTTTCTTCGTACGGTTTTGTCGAGCGTCGTTTTCATGGATGTTCAAAAGGGAGAGAGTCAAACCACTGATACCCAAGAATGCACCCCCGGATTATAATTTTGGCTACGGTGGTTCCGGTTTGCTTTAG